CCAGTTCCTGCACGGCGAGCAGGGCGCGATGATCTGTGCCGCGCGGATCGTGGAGTCGGTCCCCGACCTGGACGCGAAGTTCTACTCCGCGACCCAGACCATGGACGAGGCCCGGCACGCCGAGATCTACGGCCGCTTCCTGCACGAGAAGATCGGGATGCTGTACCCGATCAACGACAACCTCCAGTCCCTGCTGGACGACACGCTGCGCGACTCCCGCTGGGACATGCCGTACCTGGGCATGCAGGTGCTGATCGAGGGCCTCGCGCTGGCCGCCTTCGGCATGATCAGGGACACGACCGACAAGCCGCTGCCGAAGCAGATCCTCGCCTACGTCATGCAGGACGAGGCCCGGCACGTGGCCTTCGGGCGGATGGCCCTGCGCGACTACTACCGGCAGCTCACGGACGCCGAGCTGAGGGAGCGCGAGGAGTTCGTCATCGAGGGCTGCTACCTCATGCGCGACCGGCTGCGGGGCGTGGAGGTCCTGGAGAACTTCGGCATCCCCAAAGCCGAGGCGGAGGAGTACAGCGAGCAGTCCGAGTTCCTCACCCTGTTCCGCAAGCTCCTGTTCAGCCGCATCGTGCCCTGCGTCAAGGACATCGGCCTGTGGGGCGAGCGCCTCCAGCAGGCCTACGTCGACATGGGCGTCCTGGAGATGGGCGACTCCAGCCTGGACCTGCTGATGTCCCAGGACGAGGAGATCGCCGAGAAGCTTGACGCCGAACGCTTCGCGGTGGAGGAGAAGGAGCGGGTCGCCGAGGTGCGGGGGGCGATCGACGCGGGGCGGCGGGCGGTCGAGTGAGCGCCCGTCAGAGCGCGCAGCCCAGTCCCTGAGGCACCTCGCCGATCAGCGGTGTCGCCCCCTGGGGCGGGAACGACGTCCGCAGGGTGAAGGCGTACGGCGTCGGGCCGTGGGTGCGGATGTGCAGGAGGCGGGATTCCGCCTCGGCCACGGTCGGGCGGTGACCGGCCGGCACCCACCACAGGGTGACCATGGCCTCCTCCACGCGCTCGAACCACTCGCGGCGGCGGGCGAGCATCTCCCGGTGCCTGCCCTGGTACATGTACGCCGTCAGTGAGTCGGTATCACGCCACACCGACATGTTGAGGATCAGCCAGGAGTCGCCGAAGACGGACACGTCCGTGGCGTTGCCGGTGTCGCTCTGCAGGCGCCAGACGAAACCGTCGGCCGCGTCGGCGTCGGCGTTCACCGGGTCCAGGCTGTCGACGAAGTCCTTCAACTGCGGGGAGTCCAACGGGGCCTTCAGGCGGGCGATGTTGACCTCGGCGAGTTCGTACGCGGCGGCAGGATCAGTCATGGACCGAACGTTAGGTCGGGTGTTTCCGGCGCGGTAGACCCGTCTCATCAACTGGGCATCTCCTAGCGCGACTTGAGCACCGCCTCCATCACCGCCCGTGCGATCGGCGCCGCGTCACCGCCCCCGCTGATGTCCCCGCGGTCCGCCTCCGCGTCCTCCACGACGACCGCGACCGCCACCCGCGGCGCCAGGTCGCGGTCGCCCTGCGCCCAGGAGACGAACCAGGCGTACGGCGTACCGGAGTTGCCGCGGCCGTGCTGGGCGGTGCCGGACTTGCCGCCGACCTTGGCGCCGGGGATGGCGGCGTTGCGCCCGGTGCCGTTCTCGACCACGTCCCGCATCATCGCCCGCAGCCCGACGGCGGTGGACGGGTACATCGCCTGGCGGATCGCCCGCGAGCCGGCCGTCGCGAGGGTGCTGCCGCCCGGCCTCGTCGTGCGCTCCACCAGGTAGGGGTCCCGTACCTGGCCGCCGTTCGCCACGGCCGCCGCGACCATCGCCATCTGCAGCGGTGTGGCGCGGGTGTTGTACTGGCCGATCGACGACAGGGCCAGCTGGGCCTTGTCGAGGGTGGTGTCGAACGTGGACCGGGCCACCGGGAAGGGGATCCTCAGCTGCCCGTTGTTGAAACCGAAGGCGTGCGCCGTGGCGGTCATGTCCGTCACACCCACCCGCACGCCGAGCTTGGCGAACACCGTGTTGCAGGAGAAGGTGAAGGCCTCGCGCACGGAGGCGTTCGCGCAGCCCTTCGACGCGTTGGTCAGCCGCGTCCGCGTCCCGGGCAGCCGGTAGGGGCCGGGGGAGTCGGTCGGCGCTTCGAGGTCGGTGACCACACCGGCGTCCAGCGCGGCGGCCGCGGTGACCACCTTGAAGGTCGAGCCCGGCGGATACGTCTGCCGCACCGCCCGGTTGAGCATCGGGCGGTCCCGGTCCGCGTTGAGCCGCGCCCAGGCCCGGGACGCCACCGAGCCGTTGCCGGCCAGCGACTGGGGGTCGTAGGACGGGGCAGACACCAGGGCCAGGATCCGGCCGGTCGACGGCTCCAGCGCCGCCACCGCTCCCTTGCGGCCCGCGAGTCCCTTGAACGCCGCCTCCTGCGCGGCCGGGTGGAGTGTCGTGACGACGTCTCCGCCGGCGTTGCGCGCACGCGTGAAGTCGTTCCACAGCGGGAACGGCGCGAGCATCGGATCCGCGCCGGACAGCACGCCGTCCTCCGTGCTCTCCAGGAGCGTCGTCCCGTAGAGCTGGGAGGCGAAGCCGGTGACCGGGGCGTACATCGGGCCGTCGGTGTAGGTCCGTTCGTAGCGCAGGTGCTCGCGGGTGTCCTTGGAGCCGGTGACCGGCCGTCCGCCGACCAGGATGTCCCCGCGGGGCTGCTCGTAGCGGGTGATGTCGGGGCGCCGGTTGGCCGGATTGCGGTCGTACGACGGTGCCTGGACGACCTGGATGCGGGCGGCGTTCAGCAGCAGGGCCACCAGCAGCAGGGCGCAGAAGTATCCGGCGTGCCGGATGTGCCGGGTCACCGGGCGTCCTGCCCGTCGTAACTCCGCCGGGCCGAATCGCTCACCCGGACCAGCAGTGCCACGATCGCCCAGTTGGTGACGACCGACGAGCCGCCCTGCGCCAGGAACGGCATCGCCATGCCGGTCAGCGGGATCAGCCCGGTCACCCCGCCCGCGATCACGAACACCTGGAGCGCCACCAGTGAGGCGAGTCCGACCGCGAGCAGCCGGCCGAAGGGCTCGCGCTGCGCGAGTCCCGCGCGAAAGCCGCGCTCCACCAGCAGGCTGTAGAGGAGGAAGACGGCGCTGAGGCCGGCCAGGCCGAGTTCCTCGCCCGCGGTGGCCAGGATGAAGTCCGACTTCACGGCGAAGCCGATGAGGAAGGAGTGGCCGAGTCCGAGGCCCGTGCCGAGCATGCCGCCCTCCGCGAAGGCGAACAGCGACTGGGCGAGCTGGTTCGCGCCCTCGCCCGCCTCGATCGAGGCGAAGGGGTGCAGCCAGGTCTCGATCCTGCTGTGCACGTGCGGCTCCAGCCGACCCACGGCGACCGCACCCAGCGCGGCCAGCAGCAGGCCGACCGCGATCCAGCCGGTGCGGCCGGTGGCGACGTAGAGGAGGATCACGAACAGGCCGAAGAAGAGCAGCGAGGTGCCGAGGTCGCGCTCCAGGACCAGCACGCCCACGCTCACCAGCCAGACGGCGACGATCGGGCCGAGGACGCGGCCGGTGGGCAGCTGGAGCCTCCAGACGCGGCGGCCGGTGTAGGCGAGCGCGTTGCGGTTCGCCGCCAGGTACGCGGCGAAGAACACCGCCAGCAGCACCTTGGCGAACTCGCCCGGCTGGATGGAGAACCCGGCGATCCGGATCCAGATGCGGGCCCCGTTCACCGCCGGGAACAGGATCGGCAGCGTGAGCAGGACCAGGGCCGAGACCACGCAGACGTACGTGTAGCGCTGGAGCACCCGGTGGTCGCGCAGCAGCAGGATGACCAGGATGAACAGCGCCACCCCCAGTGTCGACCACACCAGTTGGGCGGGTGCCGCCCGGTCGCCCGGGGTCTCCAGGTCGAGCCGGTAGATCAGCACCAGGCCGAGCCCGTTGAGCAGCACCCCGATGGGGAGCAGCAGGGGGTCGGCGTACGGGGCCCGCAGGCGTACCGCCAGATGGGCCAGCAGCGCCAGTACGCCGAGGCCGGCGCCGTAGCCCGCGGCGCCGGGCGGAAGTGCTCCGTGCCGGGCCAGGCCTACGGCGCAGTAGCCGTAGACCGACAGCAGGACGGCCAGCACGATGAGGGCGACTTCGATGCCCCGGCGCCGGGGGAGGGGGCGGACGGCGGGCGCGGGCGGGTCCGCCGTCGCCACGGTGATTCCGGCCTTGCTCATGTCCGGAACCTACCCAAACAGTGCGTCTTGTGTGCCTTTGGGTGAGCGAGTGTCAGCACCAGCGTGGCGCGGGGCCGATGTTGTCGATGTACCGGGCCGCGCCCCAGGCCCAGGTGCCGTCCGTCAGCAGGTACCAGAGCGGATTGCCCCGCACGGTCTCACCGCCCGTCTTGCAGAAGATCTTGACGACGTCGCCCCGATGGGCGAACCGGATGATCTGCGAACCGCGGTTCGGGGCGCTGCGCAGCGCCAGCCTGTCCGCCGTGACGACGCCCTTGTAGAGGCGCTCGTCGTGGTGGCCGTGGTGGCCGTCGTGGCCGTGGTGGTTGCCGTTGCCGTTGCCGCCCGTCGGGTCCCAGTCGTCGTGCGCGGCGGCGGCGGGCGTGACGGAAACCGCGGCGGCGAGGAGCCCGGCGACGGTGGCTATGGAGAGACGGGTGCGCAGGGACATGGGGGTTACCTCCATGTGGGGGCGAAAGTACTGAAGCTGACTTATCGCCACATTAGGAGCGCCCCGAGGGTGCCGCCCCTCACGCTGGGCCATAGGGGGACGCGCCCCGAGCTCTCACTCCGCCGCCAGTTTCAGGGTGGCCACCGCCCCGCCCTCCGGCGCGTTAGCGAACTCCAGCCGCGCGCCCAGCACCTCGGCCTGCCCCCGCGCGATGGTCAGCCCCAGCCCGTGCCCCCGCGTACCGCCCTCCGTGCGGAACCGCTGCGGCCCGTGGGCGACCAGGTACTCGGGAAACCCGTCCCCATGATCGCGAATGGTCACCACCGGACCGTCCACGGTCAGCACCACCGGCCCCCGCCCGTGCTTGTGCGCGTTCGCCACGAGGTTGCCCAGCACCCGCTCCAGCCGCCGTCGATCGGTCTCCACGGACACATCCCGTACGACCCTGACCTCCGTGCCGTTGCCCGCCGCCCGCGCCGCACGCTCGGCCAGGGGCCCCAGCCGCTCGGTGTCCAGCTCCACCCGCTCCCGGCCGGTGTCCAGCCGGGAGATCTCCAGCAGGTCCTCGGTCAGGGTGCGCAGCGCCGCCACCCGGTCGCGGACCAGCTCCGTCGGACGGCCCGGCGGCAGCAGTTCGGCCGCCGCGTGCAGCCCGGTCAGCGGCGTGCGCAGCTCATGCGCGACATCCGCCGTGAACCGCTGCTCGGCGAGCAGCTTGTCCTGGAGCGAGGCCGCCATGGAGTCCAGCGCGGCGGCAACGGCGGCCACCTCGTCCCGCGGGCCGGCCTCGGTGCGCAGGCCGGCCTCCGTGCGCGGGCCGGTGCCTGGGTCGTTCACGCGCGCGTCCAGGTCGCCCGCGCTGATCCGCCGCGCGACCAGCGCCGTGGTGTGCAGCCGACGCGTCACCCGCGTCACCGCGAACGCCCCGACCAGCAGCGTCGCCCCGATCGCCAGGCCCGACGACCACACGATCGCCCGGTCCAGGCCCTCGATGGTGCGGGCCTGCTGCGAGTAGTCGACCGCCACGGCCAGCGCCCGCTCGCCGTCGACGGGACCCGCCGCCCACATCGTGGGGCGTCCCGCGCGGTCGGCGACCATCGTGCCGCGGTCCCCGGCCACCGCCAGGTCCCGCAGCTTCCCGGGCAGCTCCGGCGGGTCCACCCCGGCGCCCCGCCGCAACGTGTCCCCGGCCTCGTACCGCTCCGTCGCCTGCGTCAGCCGCTGCAACGCCTGGTCACGGGCCTGGCTCACGGTCTGGTTCGTCACCTGCACATGCACCAGGACGCCGAGCAGGGCGGCCAGCGCGCAGCACATCACCGTGATGAAGGCGGCGGCCTTCGCGGCGAGAGTCCCGGACCACTGGGGGAGCGTGGGGCTCATCCGCCGCTCGCCGAAGGGGAGACGGAGGGAGCGGCGGAGGGGGAGGCTGAGGTGGAGCCGGCGGGAGAGTCGGTGGGGGAAGCCGACGGGTGCCGGGAGTGCTTGCGCGGGCCGGTGCGCAGCATCTCGTCGTGGGTGAGGAGCATGGCCCGCTGGTCCCGGTCCCAGGTCCACTGCAGGCGGTACTCGTAGCCCGCGACCTCCGACGGCGAGCGGATCACCAGGGAACGCCCGGCCAGCTCGACACCGCTGAGCGCGTCCTCCCACGCCATCACCTGCACCAGCCGGTGCTTCTCGACGGTGTAGACGCGGACGGCGGTCGTCCTGCCGGGCAGCAGCGGGAAGCCCAGCGTCAGGTCGTCGAGCCCGTCGCCGGTCAGATCCCGGTAGTACGGCCTGAGTACCGGGCACCTCCCGTGCCCCGGGCCTTTCGTGCAGTCGGCCATCCTGCGCTCCGTCTCGCGGTAGGGCGCCTTCTGGCCGTCGTAGTCGCCGGGGTTCCGGGCGATCTCGGCCCGGACGATCTCGACCGGGTCGACCCGGCGGATGTCGTCGCCGGGGACGTTCACCCCCTTGACCACCTCGGTGTTCACCTCGCCGATCTCGAAGGCCGGGCTCGACGCCGGTGTCAGCTCCGGCCAGAGCCGGGCCGGCCCCTGCGCCGTCGGGGTCGACCCCGCGCCCTCCAGCCCGCCGGTGTCCCCGCAGCCCACGGCGGCGGCCAGCACGAGGGCGACGACGGCGAGGCGACGGGCGGCCTGTCCGGGGCGGCTGAGGGGCACTGCACTCCTGGCGGTTCGTGGGCGGTTCGTGGGCGGTCCCACAGGCGGACGCGACCGTCGGCCGCGTACACCTTATTCGTAGGGAAGTCCCATTTGCGCGAGAGGGTGGCCGTCTGTGTGCGCAGCCGGTCGTGCGCAACCGGACCTGCGCAGCCGTACGTATGCCATACGTATGCCGTGCTACTCGGCGAGCTCCTCCAGCAGCCGGGCCGTGGCCAGTCCGGCCCGCAGGTACTCGACGAACAGGTCGTTGTGCAGCGCCCAGCGCGAGCGACGGGCCCGGATCAACCGGATCGCCGCCTCGGCGGAGCTGCCCTGGCGCATCAGCGCGTGGGCGACGACAAGACCGGAACGGTTGTACCCGTGGTAACAGCGGACGAGGACCCTGCGGCCCTCGCCCAGCGCCTCGCACGCGGCCTCGGCCAGCCGGATCACCCCGGCGAGCTGCGTCCCGTCCAGCGGCCCGTCGGGGATGGGCCACACATGGTGCCGGACGCCCGGATCGGGCCCGTGCCCCGGCAGCCGCAGCAGCGTCTGCACGAGATCGAACTCGTCCCGCACGACGACGAACTCCGGATGGCCCATGGCCCCCGTGTACTCGTGACCGCCCATCCAGAGCCCGGGCACGACCTCGCTCCACGGACTCTCCGGAGCGGGCACGTCGGGTTTACTGCGGGTACGCAACGGCGCCTCCCCACCATCACCGCCCGAGGGTCCGCGGGCAGGCCCAACTCCTCTCCAAGGTAACCGGGTTCTTGCCCCCGCAGCACCCCGCCTGTTCCCATGGAATGGGGTGATGGTGCATGAACGGACTGCGCGTCATACCGACCTGGCGGCACGGCCGGGAGCGGCTGTACGTCTGCCTCCCGGACGGCAGGAACATCGCCTGGTACGACCGTGATGCGGCCCGGGTGAACCTCCTCGGCGAGGACCGCGAGGACGATGTCCTGCGGGCCCTCGGACCCTTCATCACCGGCCCTGTCACGGTAGGACCGCCGCCGGTGCCGACCCCCGCCGAACTGGCCCGCCTCACCCTCCACCCCGACGACGACCTGGCCCCCAACCGCCCCGGCGAGGCCCTCATCGTCGCCCTCGACCGCGACCCCGGCCCCACCCACCGGCTGCGCCCCGACCCGCGCCGCAGGGCCCTCGCGGCCGAGCAGACGGTCGGCGACGCCCTGGATCGCCTCGACGGCGCGGGCTGGCACGCCCTGCACTCCGTGCCACTCCCCGGTGGCGACCGCATCCACCACCTGCTGATCGGCCCCGGCGGCCTCTACGCCCTCCACACCCTCCACGCCCGCAAGCAGCGCGTCCGCATCACCGACCCCATGATCACGCTGGGCCGCCGCGACCCCCACCCCCTCCTGCGCCGCCTCCGCACCGACGCCGACCGCGCCTCCTACGCCCTGACGGCAGAGGTCCGCCCGGTACTCGCCCTGGTGGACCCGGCGGGAGTGTCCGTCCCGACGGTCCCACGAGCGGTCCACGTCCTGACGGACACGGAGGTGGAGGGGCTGGCTCAGCGGGGCGGGGTCCTGAAACCAGCGGACGTGGAGGCCCTGCACGCGATGGCCCGGGACCGGAACACGTGGGCTCGGGTGTGAGGGGTGGGTCACGCCCGTAAGGGGCGCGGGGAACCGCGCGACCAGCCCCCACACATCCGCACCCGCCCCCCGGCCGAAGAAGCTACGTCGCTTCGCTACGGCAACGCCCCCGCCCCGTCCGTGTCCAGCAGCGGAGCGAGCAGGTCGCCGTAGTCCTGGATCCTCGGGGCGATGTCGACCGCGTGGAAGTCCAGCCGGCCAGGTGCGCGGCACTCCCTGACCTCCTCCCACGTCACCGGGGCCGAGACGGTCGGTTCCGGGCGGGCCCGGAGGGTGTAGGGGGTCGCCGTCGTCTTGCGGGCGGCGTTCTGGCTCCAGTCGACGAAGACCTTCCCCGGACGCAGGCTCCTGGTCATCCGGTGCAGCGCGAGTCGCGGCATGGCCTTCTCGGCCTCGACGGCGAGCGCCTTGGCGTACTCGGAGACCCGCTCGGAGGACGCCCCCCGCACGGCGGCGAGCAGATGCAGCCCCTTCGAGCCGGAAGTCTTGGCGTAGGCCTCGATGCCGTCCCGGGCGAGCCGTTCCCGCAGCCACAGCGCGACCTCGCAGCACTGCACGATGGTCGCCGGCGCCCCCGGATCGAGGTCGAAGACGATCCGGTCGGCCTCGTCCGGCGTATCGACGAGCCACTGGTGGGTGTGGAACTCGGCCACGAGGTTCGCCGACCACATCAGGCTCGGCAGATCCTGCACCAGGACCATCCGCGAGGGCCCCTCGACCCGTGGCACCTCGGCGGTGGTGACCCAGTCGGGCGTACCCGGCGGCACGTTCTTCGTGAAGAACACCTGCCCGTCCGGCCCGTCCGGATACCGCAGGAAGGACACCGCCCGATCACGCAGATGGGGCAGCAGGACCTCGGCGACGGTCGCGTAGTAGTGCAGCACCTCGCCCTTGGTGAAGCCGGTGGCGGGATACAGCACCTTCTCCAGATTGCTGAGAGCGAGCCGTCGCCCCTCCACCTCCGTGATAGGCGCCATACGATAAGAATCCCACGCAAACCGTGACGAACACTCCCGAGCGTGACCGGAAGGGTGCTGCACGTGAGATCCATCTGGAACGGCGCCATCTCGTTCGGCCTGGTCAGCATTCCGATCAAGCTGGTGAACGCCACCGAGAGCCACTCGATCTCCTTCCGCCAGATCCACACCGAGGACGGCGGCCGCATCCGCTACCGCAAATTCTGCGAACTGGAGGACCGCGAGGTCACCCAGGGGGAGATCGGCAAGGGCTACGAGGACGCGGACGGCACGATCATCCCGATCACCGAGGAGGACCTGTCCAGCCTGCCGCTCCCGACGGCCAAGACGATCGAGATCGTCGCCTTCGTCCCGGCCGACCGGATCGACCCCCTCCAGATGGACGCCGCGTACTACCTCCAGGCCGGCGGCGCCCCGGCGGCGAAGCCGTACACCCTGCTGCGCGAGGCACTGAAGCGCAGCAACAAGGTGGCGATCGCCAAGTTCGCCCTGCGGGGACGGGAACGCCTGGGCATGCTCAGGGTCGTCGGCGAGGCCATCGCGATGCACGGCCTGCTGTGGCCGGACGAGGTCCGCACCCCCGAGGGCCTGGCCCCCGACACCAACGTCACCGTCCGTGACCAGGAACTGGACCTGGCGGACGCGCTGATGGACACCCTGGGCGAGGTCGACCTGGAGGATCTGCACGACGAGTACCGCGAGGCCGTGGAGGAGGTCATCGCCGCGAAGGCGGCGGGCGAGGCCCCGCCCCAGGCCCCGGAACCGGCCACCGGCGGCAAGGTCCTGGACCTGATGGCGGCCCTGGAGAGCAGCGTCCGCGCGGCCCGCGAATCGCGGGGCGAGGAGGCCGAGCACGCCGAGGTCAAGTCGCTCCCGCAGCGCAAGACCTCCCGCGCGGCCCCCAAGCAGACCGGCGGCAAGAAGTCGACGTCCACCACGAAGAAGACGGCGGCCAAGAAGACCACCGCGGCGAAGAAGTCGACGGCCAAGTCGGGCCAGGGGACGGCCAAGAAGACGGCGTCAAAGAGCACCGCGAAGAAGACGGCGGCGAAGAAGTCGACGTCCCGCAAGCGCTCGGCCTGACCCGCTCCCGCGCGGGTACTTTCCCCAGGGGAGACCGGAGAGCGCTATGCCGCAGCCCACGAACCACCACGACCGCCACGATCATCGCACCGGCGACGCGGTCGACATCCACTTCATCGGCAACGCGACGGTGCTGCTGTCGTACGGCCCGCTCACCCTGCTCACCGACCCGAACTTCCTGCACCGGGGTCAGTACGCCTACCTCGGCCACGGCCTGCTGAGCCGCCGCCTGACCGAACCGGCCCTCGACGTCCACGAACTGCCCCGCCTCGACGCGATCGTGCTCTCGCACCTGCACGGCGACCACTGGGACCGCCGCGCCCGCCGGCACCTGGACCACACGGTGCCGATCCTGACCACACCGCACGCGGCCCGCCGCCTCAGGACCGTGCACGGATTCCACCGCACGGCCGGGCTGCGCACCTGGAAGGCGCTCACCCTCCAACGCGACGGTGTCCAGGTCACGGTCACCGCCCTGCCGGGCCGGCACGCCGGCCACGCGGTGCTGCGCGGGCTGCTGCCGCGGTGATGGGGAGCATGCTCGAGTTCGGCCCCGCCGGGGGACCGCCCCGCATACGGCTGTACCTCTCGGGCGACACGCTCCTGTACGACGGCCTCGACGAGATCACCGAACGCTTCCCGTCCGCCGATCTGGCCGTCCTCCATCTCGGCGGCACCCGCCTCCCCGGCGGCTTCGTGGTCACGATGGACGGCAACCAGGGCGCCGAACTCGCCCGCCGCCTCGACCCCCGGCTCGTCCTTCCCGTCCACTACGGGGACTACACGGTGATGCGCTCGCCCCTGTCCGTGTTTCTGGCCGAGGCCGACCGCATCGGCCTCGGCGACCGCGTCATCCACTGCGGCCACGGGGAACGCGCCCGCGTGCCGTGCGCTCCTGGGGCGGCCGTGCAGGTCTACTGACCCCCGGGTCGTCGCGTCCGCGTGCCGTGCGCCCCTGGGGCGGCCGCGCAGGTACTGATGCCCGGGTCGTCGCGTCCGCGTGTCCTGCGCTCCCGGGGCGGCCGTACAGGTCTACTGACCCCGGGGCGTCGGGCCAGGCCCTCAGACCACCCGACTCTCCCGCTGTTCGGACTCCTCGTCCTCCTCCTCGTCGTCCGGCAGATGGACGTCGTCGACGGCGATGTTGACCTCCACGACCTCGAGACCGGTCATCCGCTCCACGGCGTTGATGACGTTGGTCCGGACATCCGCCGCCGTGTCGGCGATGGCGGCGCCGTACTCGACGACCACATTGAGATCAACGGCGGCCTGGCGCTCGCCGACCTCGACCTTCACCCCCTGGGTGACCCCGCTGCCCCCGCCCGGCACCCGCTGACGCACAGCCCCGAAGGCCCTGGTCACCCCGCCACCGAGGTTGTGCACCTCCGGAATCTCCCGGGCCGCCATGCCCGCGATCTTCGCGACGACCGTGTCCGCGATGGCGGTGCTTCCGCGGGTGCCGGGAGCACCCCTGCCGTCCTGTGATGCGTTCCTGCGCTGAGTGGTCTCCGTCATGACCGTCACCTCGATGGTCGGTGAGGGGATGAGCAGCATCGTTCCCCTCCACGGTAGAACAATGGGGCATATGGGGCGAAAGTGCCGTTCTGCTCTCCGTGTCCTTCACCCTTCCCGGGTGAGGTCGCCCGCGTCCTGCCGCGTGCACGCTGAGAGCGGCACGACCTTGGCGACAGGGGAACGAGGTAGCCGGCAGGACCACCACGCACCCGGGAAGCGCCCCCGCATCCCTCCGCGAATGGGCCACCGGCGTGACCGTCTTCGCGGCCATCATGCTCATGATCGGCGGCATCCTCGACGTGATGCGCGGCATCGCGGCGCTGGGCCCTGTGCGTGATGAGAAGGGACGACGCGTTCGTCCCGTTCGAGAGCGTCTCGAACACGTAGAGGGCGGGAGTCAGTAAGACTGACTCCCGCCCTCTTATGTCGGCATCCGCACTGATCATCGTAGGAACATTCCTAGGATGAGGGCGAGTGCCCCCGGCAGGATTCGAACCTGCGCACACGGCTCCGGAGGCCGTCGCGGGGTCTGACGTCTGTACAGGTCACGGGCCTACCAACGATAGATAGCGTGCGATCCGTCCACAGGTAGTCCATGGGGGGCCTGGGTGCTTCTCCGCGCACGGGAGGGGACCAGGAGCCCTGCAGTACGCGACATGGGCGCACTAGAGTGTCCACCACTTCATCACAGGATCTACGCAGGGGGCAGGTTGGTCGTGTCGGTGCCGGTGTCTGATAGAGCTATCCCTGACCCCGAACTTCCGGCGGAGATCCGGGAAGTGCTCGCCAGCGTTCCGTGTCAGTTGCTGCCGTCTAGTGACGGCCAGCGTGCCCCAAGCCCTACGCCTAGGGAGTTGACTCGCCGCGCGGAACAGCAGGCGGCGAAACGAAACAAGAAGATGGGCCCCCTGGGGCCCATCGGGTTCGTGATCATCTCGGCCGTCTGTGCCTATATGGGCGTCGCGGTAGTGATCAAGGTCAGCGTCTCTGACGTTGTCTTCTGGGTCGGAGTCGCCTTTCTAGTGGCCGCCCTGCTTACGCTGATCATGTTTGTCCAGGAGGTTCGGGCACGGCGGGCAGATGCCCAGACGCTTGTGATTGCTCGTCAGCATGCGGGTAAGTACGTATGTCCTTGTGATCTAGAGCAGGAGGACCGAGCTCTGCTTATACGCGCGGCAACAGCAGTAGACCGTATCCTGACATCCACTGCTCATAGAACGGGCGTAGTCGACCAGGCGCGCAATAACATTGAGCTTCATGAAATGCTCTGGAAAGTCGCAAAGGACACCGAAAAGATCAATCAGTTGACCTTGAAGCATTGGGGAGCTTCGACCGTAAGCGCCGGGGCAGCGGTGGATTCCGTTCTGTCCTCTCAAGCAGCTGCATTGGGAACCAGCCGCAGGCACGTCACGGCACGCGTTGTGGCGCTTGAGGAGTATGCCAGTCAGGTTAAGGTCATTGATGACTTGATCGCTCAACAAGAGCAGCTCGAACGACTCGGCAGCGCCAACGACGAATACCTGGACCTTGTGGCTCAGACAAGTGGGGACGCTACCGCTACGCAGCGCGTCCGACTCGCCGGCGAAGAGGCGGTTGTGATGGCCGACCCCCTTGCGGACGCGGTCCGGCGAGCGCGGGATGCGGCAGAGATTGCTCTGCCAGACAAAGCTTGAGCTGCCACCCATTGAGGTTCGTGCCCTTCGGCAACTTCTCGCTGGCACTGCCCGCCGCGTCCACGCGGATGCTCTTGGATAGCTGTACAGGAGGCAGTTACGTCGCCCCAGGACTCTGCACCACGATGGACCTGGGGACCAATGGAGCCAAGCCACGGCCTCACTAAGGGGGCGTGGCTTGGTTATTCACAGCCGGCAACGTTACACGTCAG
This is a stretch of genomic DNA from Streptomyces hawaiiensis. It encodes these proteins:
- a CDS encoding ATP-binding protein; amino-acid sequence: MSPTLPQWSGTLAAKAAAFITVMCCALAALLGVLVHVQVTNQTVSQARDQALQRLTQATERYEAGDTLRRGAGVDPPELPGKLRDLAVAGDRGTMVADRAGRPTMWAAGPVDGERALAVAVDYSQQARTIEGLDRAIVWSSGLAIGATLLVGAFAVTRVTRRLHTTALVARRISAGDLDARVNDPGTGPRTEAGLRTEAGPRDEVAAVAAALDSMAASLQDKLLAEQRFTADVAHELRTPLTGLHAAAELLPPGRPTELVRDRVAALRTLTEDLLEISRLDTGRERVELDTERLGPLAERAARAAGNGTEVRVVRDVSVETDRRRLERVLGNLVANAHKHGRGPVVLTVDGPVVTIRDHGDGFPEYLVAHGPQRFRTEGGTRGHGLGLTIARGQAEVLGARLEFANAPEGGAVATLKLAAE
- a CDS encoding protein-tyrosine phosphatase family protein, translated to MRTRSKPDVPAPESPWSEVVPGLWMGGHEYTGAMGHPEFVVVRDEFDLVQTLLRLPGHGPDPGVRHHVWPIPDGPLDGTQLAGVIRLAEAACEALGEGRRVLVRCYHGYNRSGLVVAHALMRQGSSAEAAIRLIRARRSRWALHNDLFVEYLRAGLATARLLEELAE
- a CDS encoding nuclease-related domain-containing protein, with the translated sequence MNGLRVIPTWRHGRERLYVCLPDGRNIAWYDRDAARVNLLGEDREDDVLRALGPFITGPVTVGPPPVPTPAELARLTLHPDDDLAPNRPGEALIVALDRDPGPTHRLRPDPRRRALAAEQTVGDALDRLDGAGWHALHSVPLPGGDRIHHLLIGPGGLYALHTLHARKQRVRITDPMITLGRRDPHPLLRRLRTDADRASYALTAEVRPVLALVDPAGVSVPTVPRAVHVLTDTEVEGLAQRGGVLKPADVEALHAMARDRNTWARV
- the ligD gene encoding non-homologous end-joining DNA ligase codes for the protein MAPITEVEGRRLALSNLEKVLYPATGFTKGEVLHYYATVAEVLLPHLRDRAVSFLRYPDGPDGQVFFTKNVPPGTPDWVTTAEVPRVEGPSRMVLVQDLPSLMWSANLVAEFHTHQWLVDTPDEADRIVFDLDPGAPATIVQCCEVALWLRERLARDGIEAYAKTSGSKGLHLLAAVRGASSERVSEYAKALAVEAEKAMPRLALHRMTRSLRPGKVFVDWSQNAARKTTATPYTLRARPEPTVSAPVTWEEVRECRAPGRLDFHAVDIAPRIQDYGDLLAPLLDTDGAGALP
- a CDS encoding Ku protein: MLHVRSIWNGAISFGLVSIPIKLVNATESHSISFRQIHTEDGGRIRYRKFCELEDREVTQGEIGKGYEDADGTIIPITEEDLSSLPLPTAKTIEIVAFVPADRIDPLQMDAAYYLQAGGAPAAKPYTLLREALKRSNKVAIAKFALRGRERLGMLRVVGEAIAMHGLLWPDEVRTPEGLAPDTNVTVRDQELDLADALMDTLGEVDLEDLHDEYREAVEEVIAAKAAGEAPPQAPEPATGGKVLDLMAALESSVRAARESRGEEAEHAEVKSLPQRKTSRAAPKQTGGKKSTSTTKKTAAKKTTAAKKSTAKSGQGTAKKTASKSTAKKTAAKKSTSRKRSA
- a CDS encoding Asp23/Gls24 family envelope stress response protein — its product is MTETTQRRNASQDGRGAPGTRGSTAIADTVVAKIAGMAAREIPEVHNLGGGVTRAFGAVRQRVPGGGSGVTQGVKVEVGERQAAVDLNVVVEYGAAIADTAADVRTNVINAVERMTGLEVVEVNIAVDDVHLPDDEEEDEESEQRESRVV